The following are encoded in a window of Mustela nigripes isolate SB6536 chromosome 1, MUSNIG.SB6536, whole genome shotgun sequence genomic DNA:
- the LOC132010439 gene encoding olfactory receptor 4C11-like: MEQNNTVTEFILLGLTQDPMKKKMVFVIFFIFYVGTVVGNLLIIVTIKSSRTLGSPMYFFLFYLSLADSCFSTTTAPRLIVDSLSAQRTISYNECMTQVFAIHFFGPMEVFVLILMAIDRYVAICKPLHYPTIMRQQICTILIILAWIGAFIHSIAEIRLALKLPFCGPNLIDHYCCDLQPLLKLACMDTYMINLEWVFNSGSICTGSFAILMISYIVILHSLRNHSAEGRRKALSTCISHIIVVVLFFVPCIFIYARPPTTFPMDKMVSVFYTIGIPFLNPFIYTLRNAEVKDAMRKLWHITTSS; this comes from the coding sequence ATGGAGCAAAATAACACTGTTACTGAGTTCATACTGCTAGGATTGACCCAAGACCCAATGAAAAAGAAGATGGTATTTGTAAtcttcttcatattttatgtGGGAACTGTGGTAGGGAATTTGCTCATTATTGTGACCATCAAGTCCAGCCGCACACTTGGGAgccccatgtactttttcctattttatttgtcCCTTGCTGATTCCTGCTTCTCAACTACAACAGCCCCCAGACTAATTGTGGATTCACTCTCTGCACAAAGAACCATATCTTACAATGAGTGCATGACTCAAGTGTTTGCAATACATTTCTTTGGCCCCATGGAGGTCTTTGTTCTCATCCTCATGGCTATTGATCGCTATGTGGCTATTTGTAAGCCCTTACATTACCCAACCATCATGAGGCAGCAGATTTGCACAATCCTGATCATTCTTGCATGGATAGGAGCTTTTATCCATTCCATTGCTGAGATAAGGCTGGCCTTGAAATTGCCTTTCTGTGGACCCAATTTGATTGATCATTACTGCTGTGATTTGCAGCCCTTGCTAAAACTTGCATGCATGGACACGTATATGATCAACCTAGAATGGGTGTTTAACAGTGGGAGCATTTGCACAGGCAGTTTTGCGATTCTGATGATTTCATACATTGTCATTTTGCATTCACTGAGAAACCACAGtgcagaagggagaagaaaagctcTCTCCACCTGCATTTCTCACATCATCGTAGTAGTCTTATTCTTTGTtccatgtatattcatatatgcaCGCCCCCCAACCACTTTCCCTATGGACAAGATGGTGTCCGTATTTTATACTATTGGGATCCCTTTTCTCAACCCATTCATCTACACACTGAGGAATGCAGAAGTGAAAGATGCCATGAGAAAGCTATGGCATATCACAACCTCCTCATAA